In one Eulemur rufifrons isolate Redbay chromosome 14, OSU_ERuf_1, whole genome shotgun sequence genomic region, the following are encoded:
- the RMI2 gene encoding recQ-mediated genome instability protein 2: MAAAADSSSGSDSAAVRLPRSPPFKVLAEQLRRDVEGGPGAWQLSRAAAGRGPLELAVVWMQGTVVEASGGEALLRDPSGVFTVRGLERVPRGRPCLSPGKYVMVMGVVLACSPEPCLQAVKMTDLSDNPTHESMWELEVEDLQRNIP; this comes from the exons ATGGCAGCGGCCGCGGACTCCTCTTCCGGCTCTGACTCGGCGGCCGTGCGGTTGCCGCGGTCGCCGCCTTTCAAGGTGCTGGCGGAGCAGCTGCGGCGCGACGTGGAGGGCGGCCCAGGCGCGTGGCAGCTGTCGCGGGCGGCGGCGGGCCGCGGGCCGCTGGAGCTGGCGGTCGTGTGGATGCAGGGCACGGTGGTGGAGGCGAGCGGCGGCGAGGCGCTGCTGCGGGACCCTAGCGGGGTCTTCACCGTGCGCGGCCTGGAGCGGGTGCCGCGCGGGcggccctgcctctccccag gaaAGTATGTGATGGTAATGGGAGTGGTTCTGGCCTGCAGCCCTGAGCCATGCCTTCAGGCTGTGAAGATGACAGATCTTTCTGATAATCCCACCCATGAAAGCATGTGGGAACTAGAAGTGGAAGATTTACAGAGGAATATTCCTTAA